The following proteins come from a genomic window of Bacteroidales bacterium:
- the gdhA gene encoding NADP-specific glutamate dehydrogenase yields the protein MEVEKMMTELEKKHPGEVEYLQAVREVLESIEEVYNENPQFESAGILERLVEPDRILTFKVPWMDDHGKVHVNLGYRVQFNNAIGPYKGGLRFHPSVNLSILKFLGFEQIFKNSLTTLPMGGGKGGSDFDPKGKSNAEIMRFCQSFMLELWKMIGPETDVPAGDIGVGGREIGFMFGMYKKLTREHAGVLTGKGINWGGSLIRPEATGFGAVYFAQEMLRTMGTDFKGKTVAISGFGNVAWGAAIKVNQLGGKVVTISGPDGYVYDPDGISGEKIEYLLELRASNQDIVKPYTYEFPNAQFVQGKRPWEVKCDIALPCATQNELGKEDAQTLVNNGCICVAEGANMPSTPEAIEKFHESKILFAPGKAVNAGGVATSGLEMSQNSMKLNWNSEEVDQRLHQIMRNIHESCVKYGKGPDGYVNYVKGANIAGFLKVANAMLDQGVL from the coding sequence ATGGAAGTCGAAAAAATGATGACCGAGCTGGAGAAAAAACATCCCGGTGAGGTTGAGTATTTGCAGGCAGTTCGTGAAGTTCTTGAGTCAATTGAAGAAGTTTACAATGAGAACCCTCAGTTTGAGTCGGCAGGAATCCTGGAGCGCCTGGTGGAGCCAGACCGTATTCTCACCTTTAAAGTTCCCTGGATGGATGACCATGGCAAGGTTCATGTAAATCTTGGTTACAGGGTACAGTTCAACAATGCAATCGGCCCTTATAAAGGCGGCTTGCGTTTCCACCCTTCCGTTAACCTTAGTATCCTGAAATTCCTCGGCTTCGAGCAGATTTTCAAAAACAGCCTTACAACATTACCTATGGGTGGTGGAAAAGGTGGTTCTGATTTTGACCCAAAAGGCAAATCAAATGCAGAAATTATGCGTTTCTGCCAGTCTTTCATGCTGGAATTATGGAAAATGATCGGCCCTGAAACTGATGTTCCCGCTGGTGACATTGGTGTTGGAGGACGTGAAATTGGGTTTATGTTTGGAATGTACAAGAAACTAACCAGGGAGCATGCCGGCGTTTTAACAGGTAAAGGCATCAACTGGGGCGGTAGTTTGATCCGTCCGGAAGCTACCGGTTTTGGCGCTGTATATTTCGCCCAGGAAATGCTCAGGACCATGGGTACTGATTTCAAAGGAAAAACAGTAGCAATTTCAGGTTTCGGTAACGTTGCATGGGGTGCTGCTATAAAAGTAAACCAGCTGGGTGGTAAAGTAGTTACCATTTCAGGACCTGATGGATACGTTTATGATCCGGATGGCATCAGTGGAGAAAAAATTGAGTACCTGCTTGAACTTCGTGCTTCAAACCAGGATATCGTAAAACCATATACCTATGAATTCCCTAATGCACAATTTGTTCAGGGAAAACGCCCATGGGAAGTTAAATGCGACATCGCTCTGCCTTGTGCTACACAGAACGAATTAGGAAAGGAAGATGCCCAGACTTTGGTTAATAATGGTTGTATCTGTGTTGCTGAAGGTGCCAATATGCCTTCAACACCTGAAGCCATTGAAAAATTCCACGAGTCTAAAATCCTCTTCGCACCTGGTAAAGCTGTTAATGCCGGTGGAGTTGCCACTTCAGGTCTCGAAATGAGCCAGAACTCAATGAAATTAAATTGGAACTCTGAAGAAGTGGATCAACGCTTACACCAAATCATGCGTAATATTCATGAGTCCTGCGTGAAATATGGTAAAGGACCCGATGGTTATGTTAACTATGTTAAGGGTGCCAATATTGCAGGCTTCCTGAAGGTGGCTAACGCCATGCTTGATCAGGGTGTACTCTGA
- a CDS encoding glycosyltransferase family 39 protein — protein MKQPNKQGFSGWKLTPEWIAIGAILMVATILRFYDYSGFSFSNDELSAINRLRVDTFSDLVKYGFFVDGHPGGIQVFLWYWSKIFGITEASLRFPFVIFGIGSVWFSYLVAKRMFGTVAGLFTSASLAFLQFPLLYSQIARPYSSGLFFGLLMVYFWLRIVQRKESETKTGWNLLLDFSGYLLATSLCMYNHYFSFLMAVMVGISGFFFIQRSLLKYYIGTGVLAVLLFLPHLAITLNHLTFKGVGLWLGKPHPTWVLGHLNYILNDSVFAILTITFSSILVSWQGKMLKNEKGMMSLALAWFFIPMIIGFIYSILVSPVLQHPVLIFTFPFIIMLLFMGGGNHFGKVQQILLGIYLVLGIFGTLFVNRYYSSQHFGEFKDIAETTKNWEKKFGAGNMDKVVITNSPYYLDYYFDRMKYETSFELYHIQEDSDYQKLDSLLTYSNKPYFIYAWTKPSPEGVEDIIRSAYPWIVESIQYGKYSKITLFGKKEGTLFEPGLQLTRLYADSNNFKANTQQEAEKDSDSLFFKFTPEIEFSPAIERKLDDFKDYGALKIIASVDARLSKTLSGAMLVISIDSEDGKSVVWKSLHFDKAFTSEDSFITLSKSMDIEGELCTSNKIKAYIWNPGKKTLQIDNLKLSIFRYDNHNPFDSDQEKWGSKD, from the coding sequence ATGAAGCAGCCAAATAAACAAGGATTTTCAGGTTGGAAACTAACCCCGGAATGGATTGCTATCGGAGCGATCCTGATGGTAGCTACAATTTTACGGTTTTATGATTATTCGGGATTTTCCTTCTCTAATGATGAGTTAAGTGCCATTAACAGGTTAAGGGTTGATACCTTTAGCGACCTGGTGAAATATGGTTTTTTCGTGGATGGGCATCCTGGTGGGATTCAGGTTTTCTTGTGGTATTGGTCTAAGATTTTCGGTATTACTGAAGCTTCCCTCCGATTTCCTTTTGTGATTTTTGGCATAGGCTCAGTTTGGTTCTCGTATCTTGTTGCAAAAAGAATGTTCGGAACAGTAGCTGGCCTCTTTACGTCAGCATCTCTGGCATTTCTTCAATTTCCACTTTTGTATAGTCAGATAGCCCGTCCGTATAGCTCAGGACTTTTCTTCGGATTATTAATGGTTTATTTCTGGCTGAGAATAGTCCAGCGTAAAGAATCTGAAACAAAAACAGGATGGAATTTGTTACTGGATTTTTCCGGATACCTCCTGGCTACTTCTCTCTGCATGTATAATCATTATTTCAGCTTTCTGATGGCTGTGATGGTTGGTATTTCGGGCTTCTTTTTTATACAGCGGAGCCTGCTGAAGTATTATATTGGTACGGGAGTACTTGCAGTTCTTCTCTTCCTTCCACATCTGGCCATTACTTTAAATCATCTCACTTTTAAGGGTGTCGGATTATGGTTAGGCAAGCCACATCCTACCTGGGTACTCGGACACCTTAATTATATACTGAACGACTCAGTATTTGCTATTCTTACCATTACTTTTAGTTCAATCCTGGTAAGTTGGCAGGGTAAAATGCTTAAGAATGAGAAAGGAATGATGTCACTGGCCCTGGCATGGTTCTTTATTCCAATGATTATTGGATTCATTTATTCAATCCTTGTCAGCCCGGTTCTGCAGCATCCGGTCCTGATCTTTACCTTTCCTTTCATCATCATGTTGCTTTTCATGGGAGGGGGAAATCATTTTGGCAAAGTACAGCAGATATTACTGGGTATCTACCTGGTTCTTGGGATCTTCGGGACCCTTTTTGTAAACAGATATTACAGTAGTCAGCATTTCGGAGAGTTTAAAGACATTGCTGAAACCACAAAGAACTGGGAGAAAAAGTTTGGTGCAGGAAACATGGATAAAGTAGTAATAACAAACAGTCCATACTATCTTGATTATTATTTCGACAGGATGAAATATGAGACTTCTTTCGAATTGTACCATATCCAGGAGGACTCTGATTATCAGAAATTAGATAGTCTGCTTACCTATTCAAATAAACCATATTTCATTTATGCCTGGACAAAACCTTCCCCGGAAGGAGTTGAAGATATTATACGGTCAGCCTATCCATGGATTGTTGAAAGTATTCAATATGGGAAATACTCAAAAATCACACTTTTTGGTAAGAAAGAGGGTACACTTTTTGAGCCGGGCTTGCAACTGACCCGGTTATACGCTGATTCCAACAACTTCAAGGCTAACACTCAACAAGAAGCTGAAAAAGACTCTGATAGCTTGTTTTTCAAGTTTACTCCGGAAATTGAATTCAGCCCTGCCATAGAAAGAAAACTGGATGATTTTAAAGATTACGGGGCATTGAAAATCATTGCCTCAGTGGATGCGAGATTGAGCAAAACTCTATCGGGTGCAATGCTGGTGATTTCTATTGATTCTGAGGATGGAAAATCCGTTGTATGGAAATCCCTGCATTTTGATAAGGCTTTTACGAGTGAAGATTCCTTTATAACATTATCTAAAAGCATGGATATTGAGGGAGAGTTATGTACTAGTAATAAGATCAAGGCATACATTTGGAATCCTGGTAAGAAAACTTTGCAGATTGATAACCTGAAATTATCCATCTTTAGGTATGATAACCATAATCCGTTTGATTCGGATCAGGAAAAATGGGGCTCTAAAGATTAA
- a CDS encoding toxin-antitoxin system YwqK family antitoxin yields the protein MNIFKGLILSIFNFNLLMRVFLGLLSLFLLSSCHRTVIEKYPSGNPRIEQTFLGKKLDGTFRMWFETGTLQQQAEYKNDKLNGLMTRWFANGNKEAEENYIGGLKNGKSSYWDEFGNLIEEKNFRNDTLHGDYKLWYPSGVPKIEGNYDAGLFQGKWSYFDEKGNRVGEGDFDKGSGLLVAFDAMGVKKREVNYQANLKHGEETEFDNTGKIISQKIYQKDKLIKGE from the coding sequence ATGAATATATTTAAAGGCTTAATCCTTTCTATCTTTAATTTTAATCTGCTGATGCGTGTTTTTCTGGGTTTGTTGTCTTTGTTTTTATTATCTTCATGCCATAGGACTGTCATTGAAAAGTATCCCTCTGGAAATCCAAGAATTGAACAGACTTTCCTGGGAAAGAAATTAGATGGAACTTTCCGGATGTGGTTCGAAACGGGTACCCTTCAGCAACAGGCCGAATACAAGAATGATAAGCTAAATGGCCTGATGACAAGGTGGTTTGCTAATGGCAATAAAGAGGCAGAAGAGAACTATATCGGGGGACTGAAAAATGGAAAATCCTCTTATTGGGATGAATTTGGAAATTTGATTGAAGAAAAGAATTTCCGGAATGATACTCTGCATGGTGATTACAAGCTCTGGTATCCATCAGGGGTGCCAAAAATTGAGGGTAATTATGACGCAGGATTATTCCAGGGTAAATGGAGTTATTTTGATGAAAAAGGCAATAGGGTAGGAGAGGGAGACTTTGATAAAGGAAGCGGTTTGCTGGTGGCTTTTGATGCCATGGGCGTGAAAAAGCGGGAAGTAAATTACCAGGCAAATCTCAAACATGGTGAGGAAACGGAGTTTGATAACACTGGTAAAATCATTTCTCAGAAAATTTATCAGAAGGATAAGTTGATTAAAGGAGAATAA
- a CDS encoding phosphate ABC transporter substrate-binding protein, which yields MKNLILFMMVVAFATSIQAQKVSFKVKGSDTVLPLTQKEAEVYMKKNSNASIMVTGGGSGVGISALLSGTTDIAQSSRSLKLDEKMKLNDAGKAFKETIIAFDALAAIVHPSNKVAKLTREQLEGIFTGKITNWKQVGGDDLKIVVYSRETSSGTYEFFKEHVLNKKNYASSALLMPATGAIVQSVSQTKGAIGYVGLAYLEKSVKAIDVSYDKGKTFVKPSVENAKSKKYPITRPLYYYYLVKTEKTILPFLNFILSAEGQKIVADEGYVPVK from the coding sequence ATGAAAAATTTAATCTTGTTTATGATGGTAGTTGCTTTTGCAACCTCCATTCAAGCTCAAAAGGTGAGTTTTAAGGTAAAAGGCAGTGACACTGTTTTGCCCCTTACACAAAAAGAAGCAGAAGTATATATGAAGAAAAACTCCAACGCTTCAATCATGGTAACTGGTGGTGGCTCTGGAGTTGGTATCTCAGCTTTGCTAAGCGGAACTACAGATATAGCTCAATCATCAAGAAGTTTAAAACTTGATGAGAAAATGAAACTGAATGATGCCGGTAAAGCCTTCAAGGAAACCATTATTGCATTTGATGCTCTCGCAGCTATCGTTCATCCTTCAAATAAGGTTGCGAAATTAACACGTGAACAATTGGAAGGAATTTTTACTGGAAAAATTACCAACTGGAAGCAAGTGGGAGGGGATGACCTCAAGATTGTTGTGTATTCAAGGGAAACCAGTTCTGGTACCTATGAATTTTTCAAAGAACATGTCCTGAATAAGAAAAACTATGCATCATCTGCTTTGTTAATGCCAGCCACCGGTGCTATTGTCCAGAGTGTAAGCCAGACTAAAGGAGCCATCGGTTATGTAGGATTAGCTTACCTTGAAAAAAGTGTAAAAGCAATCGATGTTTCTTATGATAAAGGCAAAACTTTTGTAAAGCCAAGTGTTGAAAATGCCAAGAGTAAGAAGTATCCTATTACCCGTCCTCTTTACTATTATTACCTGGTAAAAACCGAAAAGACTATTCTTCCTTTCCTGAATTTCATACTTTCTGCCGAAGGACAAAAAATAGTGGCGGATGAAGGTTATGTGCCGGTTAAATAA